Below is a genomic region from Streptomyces roseoviridis.
TGACTCGAAGTACAGCCTCGTGATCTACGCGGCCAAGCGCGCGCGCCAGATCAACGCGTACTACTCGCAGCTCGGCGAGGGTCTGCTCGAGTACGTCGGTCCGCTCGTGGACACCCACGTCCACGAGAAGCCGCTCTCGATCGCCCTGCGCGAGATCAACGCGGGCCTGCTGACCTCCGAGGCCATCGAGGGTCCGGCGCAGTAGCAGCGCACCCTGTAACGCTTGTCACCACAGGCCCGGCGGAACATCCGCCGGGCCTGTGGTGTCTCATGGAGACGTGTAGTCGTGCGGTCGTACGCATCCGAGTGCGGGGAGCAGAGTTGAGCGCGGTGGCGAAGCCGAAGGTCGTCCTGGGTGTGAGCGGCGGCATCGCCGCGTACAAGGCGTGCGAGCTGCTGCGGCGGCTGACCGAGTCGGGCCATGACGTCCGCGTCGTGCCGACCGACTCGGCCCTGCACTTCGTCGGCGCCGCCACCTGGTCCGCGCTCTCGGGCAACCCCGTGGCCACCGAGGTCTGGGAGACCGTCCACGAGGTGCCGCACGTGCGGATCGGCCAGGCCGCCGACCTCGTCGTCGTCGCCCCCGCCACCGCCGACATGCTGGCCAAGGCCGCCCACGGCCTCGCCGACGACCTGCTGACGAACACGTTGCTCACCGCCCGCTGTCCGGTGGTCTTCGCCCCCGCCATGCACACCGAGATGTGGGAGCACCCGGCCACCCAGGAGAACGTGGCCACCCTGCGCCGCCGCGGCGCCGTGGTCATCGAGCCCGCCGTCGGCCGCCTCACCGGCGTGGACACCGGCAAGGGCCGGCTCCCGGACCCGGGCGAGATCTTCGAGATCTGCAAGCGGATCCTGGCCCGCGGCGTCACCGCCCCCGACCTCGCCGGCCGCCACGTCGTGGTCAGCGCCGGCGGCACCCGCGAGCCCCTCGACCCGGTCCGCTACCTGGGCAACCGCTCCTCCGGCAAGCAGGGCTACGCCCTCGCGAAGGCCGCCGCCGCCCGGGGCGCAAGGGTCACCCTCGTCGAGGCCAACACCGGGCTGCCCGACCCGGCGGGCGTCGACGTCGTGCGCGTCGGCACCGCCGTCCAGCTGCGCGAGGCGGTCCTCAAGGCCGCCGCCGACGCCGACGCGGTCGTCATGGCCGCGGCGGTCGCCGACTTCCGCCCCGCCGCCTACGCCACCGGCAAGATCAAGAAGACCGACGACGGCGGCGCCCCCACCATCGAGCTCGTCCGCAATCCGGACATCCTCGCCGAGATCTCCGCCGACCGCGCGGTGCCCGGCCAGGTCGTCGTCGGTTTCGCCGCCGAGACGGACGACGTGCTCGCCCACGGCCGGCAGAAGCTGCGCCGCAAGGGCTGCGACCTGCTCGTCGTCAACGAGGTGGGGGAGCGCAAGACCTTCGGGTCGGAGGAGAACGAGGCGGTGGTCCTCTCGGCCGACGGCACCGAGACGCCCGTACCGTACGGACCGAAGGAAGCCCTCGCCGAGACGGTGTGGGACCTGGTGCTGCCGCGCCTGCGCACCCCCGCCGTGTGACGCAGCGGCGAAGGTCCCGGCGGGTGCCGCGATGAACTCCTCGCGAACGCGACGGGACGCCGGGGCGCCCCTCCCGCGACGGCGGGAAACCTCGCGAAACGGGACAAACGTCAAGCCCGGGGCGTCGGACGGCACACAGTTCACGCCTCTCCCGGCCGGGGGACCTGGCCAGATGCCCGATCCTGCCCGATAGACTGTCCTCGGAACGTCGAGGGGCGCAGCCCCCTGCCGGTCCGCAATCGACTAGCCAGCAGCCGCTGCAACCCCAGGGAGCGTTGTGTCCCGTCGTCTGTTCACCTCGGAGTCCGTGACCGAGGGTCACCCCGACAAGATCGCTGACCAGATCAGCGACACCATCCTCGACGCGCTGCTCAAGGAGGACCCCACCTCCCGCGTCGCCGTCGAGACGCTGATCACCACCGGCCTCGTGCACGTCGCCGGTGAGGTCACCACCAAGGCCTGGGCGGACATCCCCACCCTCGTCCGCAACAAGATCCTCGACATCGGGTACGACTCCTCGAAGAAGGGCTTCGACGGCGCCTCCTGCGGCGTCTCGGTCTCCATCGGGTCGCAGTCCCCGGACATCGCGCAGGGCGTCGACACCGCCTACGAGAAGCGCGTCGAGGGCGACGAGGACGAGCTCGACAAGCAGGGCGCCGGCGACCAGGGCCTGATGTTCGGCTACGCGTCGGACGAGACCCCGGAGCTCATGCCGCTCCCGATCCACCTGGCGCACCGCCTCTCGCGCCGCCTGACCGAGGTCCGCAAGAACGGGACCATCCCGTACCTGCGCCCCGACGGCAAGACCCAGGTCACCATCGAGTACGACGGCGACAAGGCCGTCCGCCTCGACACGGTGGTCGTCTCCTCCCAGCACGCCTCGGACATCGACCTCGAGTCGCTGCTCGCGCCCGACATCCGCGAGTTCGTCGTCGAGCACGTCCTGAAGGAGCTCGTCGAGGAGGGCATCAAGCTCGACACCGACGGCTACCGCCTCCTGGTCAACCCGACCGGCCGCTTCGAGATCGGCGGCCCGATGGGCGACGCCGGCCTCACCGGCCGCAAGATCATCATCGACACCTACGGCGGCATGGCCCGCCACGGCGGCGGCGCCTTCTCCGGCAAGGACCCGTCGAAGGTCGACCGCTCGGCCGCCTACGCCATGCGCTGGGTCGCCAAGAACGTCGTCGCCGCGGGCCTCGCCTCCCGCTGCGAGGTCCAGGTCGCGTACGCGATCGGCAAGGCCGAGCCCGTCGGCCTCTTCGTCGAGACCTTCGGCACCAACACCGTCGAGACCGAGAAGATCGAGAACGCCATCGCCGAGGTCTTCGACCTCCGCCCGGCCGCGATCATCCGCGACCTCGACCTGCTCCGCCCGATCTACTCCCAGACCGCCGCCTACGGCCACTTCGGCCGCGAGCTGCCGGACTTCACCTGGGAGCGCACCGACCGCGTGGACGCCCTCAAGGCGGCCGCCGGTCTCTGAGGGACCGCAGGCGACCGCGAGCGACCGCAGTCCGTCGAAAGGCCCGGCACCCGGTGGTGCCGGGCCTTCGCCGTCCCCGCCTGACTGTCGGTGGCGTCTGGTAGGTATGAGGCTGTGAGCAGCGAGAACGACAAGCCCCGGGGGCACGACGGGCACGACGGCGACGGCGGGCACGAGGAGCCCGAGCAGCTCGCGCTCATCCGGGAGACCGTGCGGAAGGCGAAGGTGCCGCGGGCGAAGCCCCGGACCTGGCGGGGGGCCGCGCTGGCGCCGGAGCTGCCGGTGGCACGCGTCGTGGTCAACAAGGGCGTGCTGCACCTCGACCAGTTCTTCGACTACGCCGTGCCCGAGGAGCTGGACGCCGTCGCACAGCCCGGCGTGCGGGTGCGGGTGCGGTTCGGAGCCGGGGCGCACCACGTGCGGGGCGGACGGCGCGAGGGCGGGCGGCTCATCGACGGGTACCTCGTCGAGCGGCGCGCCGAGTCCGACTACTCCGGTCCGCTCGCCGCGCTCGCCGACGTCGTCTCGCCCGAGCCCGTCCTCGGAGCCGAGCTCCTCGGCCTCGCCCGGGCCGTCGCCGACCGCTACGCGGGCAGCCTCGCCGACGTCCTCCAGCTCGCCGTCCCCCCGCGCAACGCCCGCGCCGAGAGCCGGCCCTCTCCTGAGCCGCTGCCCCCGCCGCCCGCGCCCGAGCCGGGCACCTGGGGCCGTTACGAGCGGGGGGCGGCGTTCCTGGAGGCACTGGCCCGGGGCGGCGCGCCCCGCGCCGTGTGGAACGCGCTGCCGGGACCGCACTGGGCCGACGAGATCGCCCGCGCCGTCACCGCCACCCTCGCCTCCGGACGCGGCGCCCTCGTGGTCGTCCCCGACGGACGCGCCGCCGCCCGCGTCGACCAGGCCCTCACCGACCTCCTCGGCGAGGGCCGGCACGCCCTGCTCACCGCCGAGGCCGGCCCCGAGAAGCGCTACGCGCAGTGGCTCGCCGTCCGGCGCGGAGCCGTCCGCGCCGTCGTCGGCACCCGCGCCGCCATGTTCGCGCCCGTACGCGACCTCGGGCTCGCCGTCATCTGGGACGACGGCGACTCCAGCCACAGCGAGCCCCACGCCCCGCAGCCGCACGCCCGCGACGTGCTGCTGCTGCGGGCCGCCCACGACCGGTGCGCCTTCCTGCTCGGCTCCACCAGCTGCACCGTCGAGGCCGCCCAGCTCGTCGAGTCCGGCTGGGCCCGGCCCCTCGTGGCCGGCCGCGACCAGGTGCGGATCGCCGCCCCGCTCGTACGGACCGTCGGCGACACCGACCTCGCCCGCGACGAGGCCGCCCGCGCCGCCCGGCTGCCCACCCTGGCCTGGCAGGTCGTACGGGAGGGCCTGAAGACCGGCCCGGTCCTCGTCCAGGTGCCCCGCCGCGGCTACGTCCCCCGGCTCGCCTGCGAGCGCTGCCGCACCCCCGCCCGCTGCCGCCACTGCTCCGGGCCGCTGGAGGCTCCCGAGCAGCAGGAGCTGCACTGCGGCTGGTGCGGGAAGGCGGCGGCCGACTGGCACTGCGGGGCGTGCGGCTCCACCCGGTTGCGGGCCCAGGTGGTCGGCGCCCGGCGCACCGCCGAGGAACTGGGCCGGGCCTTCCCCGCCGTCCCCGTACGCACCTCAGGACGCGATCACGTCCTCGACCGGGTGCCGGGCCGGCCGGCGCTCGTCGTGAGCACCCCCGGCGCCGAACCCGTCGCCGAGGGCGGCTACGCGGCCGCCCTGCTCCTCGACGGCTGGGCCATGCTCGGCCGCCCCGACCTGCGGGCCGGCGAGGAGGCGCTGCGCCGCTGGATCGACGCGGCCTCACTGGTACGGGGCCAGGGCGAGGGCGGCACCGTGGTGGTCGTCGCCGAACCCACCCTGCGCCCCGTCCAGGCCCTCGTCCGCTGGGACCCCGTCGGCCACGCCCAGCGCGAGCTGGCCGAGCGGGCCGAGCTGGGTTTCCCGCCCGTCTCCCGCATGGCGGCGGTGGCCGGCCCCCCGGAGGCCCTCGGCGCCTTCCTCGCCGCCGCCGAGCTGCCCCCCGACGCCGAGGTCCTCGGCCCCGTCCCCCTGCCGGTCACCCGCCCCGGCGGCCCCCGCCGCCCCGGCGACACCCCACCGGGCGAACAGTGGGACCGCGCCCTGATCCGGGTCCCCCCGGGCAGCGGTGCCGCCCTGGCCACGGCCCTGAAGAAGGCCCAGGCATCCCGCCTGGCCCGGGGCGGCGGCGAGCCGCTCCGGCTCCGGGTCGACCCGCCGGACATCGGCTGACGGGCCCGGTGGGGGAGGGGGCCCGGCACCCGAGGGCGGGGGACAGCCGGCCGCTCCTCGGCGGCGGGGCGCGGCGAGCACCGAACCGCCCGGACGGCGACGCCGTCCCCTTGTGCGGACCGCCCCGAGGCCGGCGGCGCCCACGGACCCGCCGCGCGCACCGGGCCGCCCGTGCCCTAGCGCACGGACGGCCCGGGAACGGTCGGCGGACGGTCAGCCGTTGCGCGGTGCCGGGAAGGCCGGCGGGCGGGTCTCCTCGCGGAGGGCATGGCTGCCCGAGGTCGGCTGCGGCGGCATGCTGCGGGCCGGCGGGACCACCGGGATCGTGCGGGTCGCGCCCGGCTCCGCCGCGCGGTCCTGGTCCAGGGCGGCGCCCGGCTGGGGTGCGCGGCGGGAGCCGTAACGGCGGTGGACCGCCTGCTTGGTGACTCCGAGCGCGGAGCCCACCGCGTCCCACGAGAAGCCGAGGGAGCGGTCGAAGTCCACCGCGGCCGTCACCAGGGTCTCGACGCTGTCCCGCAGCTCCTGCGCGAGGCGGACGGTCGGGGCGGGGGCGCGTCCGTAGACGACGAAGCCCGTCGAAGGGGCGGAGCGGCGAGGGCGGTAGACATTGCCCAGCTGGGCCGTCAGGGTGCGCAGTGCGTCAACCTGCCGCCGGACCCGCTCGATGTCCCGCACCAGCAGGTGCAGACTCGCCCGGGCCTGGGCGTCGTGGGTTGCGTGGTCGGCCATGGATAAGCCTCTCGAACCGGCGTGAAAAGGGGCGGGTCGCGCGGGGGAGGGCGACCCGATTCGGTCAATCTCTCTTGACCAACGCGCCACCCGGACTTGGGTCACGCTGCGGGGGCGTATCCGCATATGCGCGGGGCGCTCGTCCCCACGTACGCCCCCGCCTGCCCCCGGCCCCCGGGGCGCCTAGACTGGTGCGCTGCCCTCCCCCGAGCTCTCCGCTCCGCTCGATCGGGGAGGCACCCCCGTCGCCCCGAGATGCGAGGTTTCTCCGCGTGAAGCTCGTCTTCGCAGGTACCCCCGAGGTCGCCGTACCCGCCCTGGACGCCCTGCTCGCCTCCGGGCGGCACGAGGTGGCCGCCGTCGTCACCCGGCCCGACGCGCCCGCGGGGCGCGGGCGGCGGCTCGTCGCGAGCCCCGTCGCCGCGCGCGCGGAGGAGGCCGGGATCGAGGTGCTCAAGCCGGAGCGGCCGCGCGACGAGGCGTTCCTCGCGCGACTGCGGGAGATCGCGCCCGACTGCTGCCCCGTGGTGGCGTACGGCGCGCTGCTGCCGCGCGTGGCCCTCGACATCCCCGTCCACGGCTGGGTCAAC
It encodes:
- the metK gene encoding methionine adenosyltransferase, producing the protein MSRRLFTSESVTEGHPDKIADQISDTILDALLKEDPTSRVAVETLITTGLVHVAGEVTTKAWADIPTLVRNKILDIGYDSSKKGFDGASCGVSVSIGSQSPDIAQGVDTAYEKRVEGDEDELDKQGAGDQGLMFGYASDETPELMPLPIHLAHRLSRRLTEVRKNGTIPYLRPDGKTQVTIEYDGDKAVRLDTVVVSSQHASDIDLESLLAPDIREFVVEHVLKELVEEGIKLDTDGYRLLVNPTGRFEIGGPMGDAGLTGRKIIIDTYGGMARHGGGAFSGKDPSKVDRSAAYAMRWVAKNVVAAGLASRCEVQVAYAIGKAEPVGLFVETFGTNTVETEKIENAIAEVFDLRPAAIIRDLDLLRPIYSQTAAYGHFGRELPDFTWERTDRVDALKAAAGL
- the coaBC gene encoding bifunctional phosphopantothenoylcysteine decarboxylase/phosphopantothenate--cysteine ligase CoaBC is translated as MAKPKVVLGVSGGIAAYKACELLRRLTESGHDVRVVPTDSALHFVGAATWSALSGNPVATEVWETVHEVPHVRIGQAADLVVVAPATADMLAKAAHGLADDLLTNTLLTARCPVVFAPAMHTEMWEHPATQENVATLRRRGAVVIEPAVGRLTGVDTGKGRLPDPGEIFEICKRILARGVTAPDLAGRHVVVSAGGTREPLDPVRYLGNRSSGKQGYALAKAAAARGARVTLVEANTGLPDPAGVDVVRVGTAVQLREAVLKAAADADAVVMAAAVADFRPAAYATGKIKKTDDGGAPTIELVRNPDILAEISADRAVPGQVVVGFAAETDDVLAHGRQKLRRKGCDLLVVNEVGERKTFGSEENEAVVLSADGTETPVPYGPKEALAETVWDLVLPRLRTPAV
- a CDS encoding primosomal protein N' — protein: MSSENDKPRGHDGHDGDGGHEEPEQLALIRETVRKAKVPRAKPRTWRGAALAPELPVARVVVNKGVLHLDQFFDYAVPEELDAVAQPGVRVRVRFGAGAHHVRGGRREGGRLIDGYLVERRAESDYSGPLAALADVVSPEPVLGAELLGLARAVADRYAGSLADVLQLAVPPRNARAESRPSPEPLPPPPAPEPGTWGRYERGAAFLEALARGGAPRAVWNALPGPHWADEIARAVTATLASGRGALVVVPDGRAAARVDQALTDLLGEGRHALLTAEAGPEKRYAQWLAVRRGAVRAVVGTRAAMFAPVRDLGLAVIWDDGDSSHSEPHAPQPHARDVLLLRAAHDRCAFLLGSTSCTVEAAQLVESGWARPLVAGRDQVRIAAPLVRTVGDTDLARDEAARAARLPTLAWQVVREGLKTGPVLVQVPRRGYVPRLACERCRTPARCRHCSGPLEAPEQQELHCGWCGKAAADWHCGACGSTRLRAQVVGARRTAEELGRAFPAVPVRTSGRDHVLDRVPGRPALVVSTPGAEPVAEGGYAAALLLDGWAMLGRPDLRAGEEALRRWIDAASLVRGQGEGGTVVVVAEPTLRPVQALVRWDPVGHAQRELAERAELGFPPVSRMAAVAGPPEALGAFLAAAELPPDAEVLGPVPLPVTRPGGPRRPGDTPPGEQWDRALIRVPPGSGAALATALKKAQASRLARGGGEPLRLRVDPPDIG
- the rpoZ gene encoding DNA-directed RNA polymerase subunit omega, with translation MSSSITAPEGIINPPIDELLEATDSKYSLVIYAAKRARQINAYYSQLGEGLLEYVGPLVDTHVHEKPLSIALREINAGLLTSEAIEGPAQ